Proteins encoded together in one Mus pahari chromosome 9, PAHARI_EIJ_v1.1, whole genome shotgun sequence window:
- the Wasf1 gene encoding wiskott-Aldrich syndrome protein family member 1 isoform X1 gives MPLVKRNIDPRHLCHTALPRGIKNELECVTNISLANIIRQLSSLSKYAEDIFGELFNEAHSFSFRVNSLQERVDRLSVSVTQLDPKEEELSLQDITMRKAFRSSTIQDQQLFDRKTLPIPLQETYDVCEQPPPLNILTPYRDDGKEGLKFYTNPSYFFDLWKEKMLQDTEDKRKEKRKQKQKNLDRPHEPEKVPRAPHDRRREWQKLAQGPELAEDDADLLHKHIEVANGPASHFETRPQTYVDHMDGSYSLSALPFSQMSELLTRAEERVLVRPHEPPPPPPMHGAGDAKPTPTCISSATGLIENRPQSPAAGRTPVFVSPTPPPPPPPLPSALSTSSLRASMTSTPPPPVPPPPPPPATALQAPAVPPPPAPLQIAPGVLHPAPPPIAPPLVQPSPPVARAAPVCETVPVHPLPQGEVQGLPPPPPPPPLPPPGIRPSSPVTVAALAHPPSGLHPTPSTAPGPHAPLMPPSPPSQVLPASEPKRHPSTLPVISDARSVLLEAIRKGIQLRKVEEQREQEAKHERIENDVATILSRRIAVEYSDSEDDSEFDEVDWLE, from the exons GTAAGTATGCTGAAGACATATTTGGAGAATTATTCAATGAAGCACACAGTTTTTCCTTCAGAGTTAACTCATTGCAAGAACGCGTGGACCGATTGTCTGTTAGTGTCACACAGCTTGATCCTAAAGAGGAAGAAC tgTCTTTGCAGGATATAACGATGAGAAAGGCTTTCCGGAGCTCTACAATTCAAGATCAGCAGCTTTTCGACCGCAAGACTTTGCCTATCCCATTGCAAGAAACATACGATGTGTGTGAGCAACCTCCACCTCTCAATATCCTCACTCCTTACAG GGACGATGGTAAGGAAGGGCTGAAGTTTTATACCAATCCTTCATATTTCTTTGATCTGTGGAAAGAAAAGATGTTGCAAGATACAGAGgataagaggaaggaaaagagaaagcagaag CAGAAAAATCTAGACCGTCCTCATGAACCAGAGAAAGTGCCAAGGGCACCTCATGACAGGCGGCGGGAATGGCAGAAGCTGGCCCAGGGCCCAGAGCTGGCTGAAGATGATGCTGACCTCCTACACAAGCATATTGAAGTTGCCAATGGCCCAGCCtctcattttgagacaag GCCACAGACATACGTGGATCATATGGACGGATCATACTCACTCTCTGCCTTGCCATTCAGTCAGATGAGTGAACTTCTGACCAGAGCTGAGGAGAGGGTCTTAGTCAGACCCCATGAACCACCTCCGCCTCCACCAATGCATGGAGCAGGAGATGCCAAGCCCACCCCCACCTGTATCAG TTCTGCTACAGGTTTGATAGAGAATCGCCCCCAGTCCCCAGCTGCAGGCAGAACCCCTGTGTTTGTGAGCCccactcccccacctcctcccccacctctcccatcTGCCCTGTCCACCTCTTCACTAAGAGCTTCAATGACCTCAACTCCCCCCCCAccagtccctcccccccccccccccccagccactgCTTTGCAGGCCCCAGCAGTGCCCCCACCTCCAGCTCCTCTTCAGATTGCCCCTGGTGTTCTTcacccagctcctcctccaaTTGCTCCTCCTCTAGTGCAGCCCTCTCCCCCCGTAGCTCGAGCTGCCCCAGTGTGTGAGACTGTACCAGTTCATCCACTCCCACAAGGTGAAGTGCAGGGGCTGCCTCCACCCCCGCCACCGCCTCCTCTACCTCCACCTGGCATTCGACCATCATCTCCCGTCACAGTTGCAGCTCTTGCTCATCCTCCCTCTGGGCTCCATCCAACTCCGTCTACTGCCCCAGGTCCCCATGCTCCATTAatgcctccatctcctccatcacaagttctacctgcctctgagcCAAAGCGCCACCCATCCACCCTGCCTGTCATCAGTGACGCAAGGAGTGTGCTGCTGGAAGCCATCCGCAAAG GTATTCAGCTTCGCAAAGTGGAAGAGCAGCGTGAACAGGAAGCAAAACATGAGCGGATTGAGAATGACGTCGCCACCATCCTGTCTCGCCGCATTGCTGTGGAGTACAGCGACTCGGAAGATGACTCGGAGTTCGATGAAGTAGACTGGCTGGAGTAA
- the Wasf1 gene encoding wiskott-Aldrich syndrome protein family member 1 isoform X2 — MPLVKRNIDPRHLCHTALPRGIKNELECVTNISLANIIRQLSSLSKYAEDIFGELFNEAHSFSFRVNSLQERVDRLSVSVTQLDPKEEELSLQDITMRKAFRSSTIQDQQLFDRKTLPIPLQETYDVCEQPPPLNILTPYRDDGKEGLKFYTNPSYFFDLWKEKMLQDTEDKRKEKRKQKKNLDRPHEPEKVPRAPHDRRREWQKLAQGPELAEDDADLLHKHIEVANGPASHFETRPQTYVDHMDGSYSLSALPFSQMSELLTRAEERVLVRPHEPPPPPPMHGAGDAKPTPTCISSATGLIENRPQSPAAGRTPVFVSPTPPPPPPPLPSALSTSSLRASMTSTPPPPVPPPPPPPATALQAPAVPPPPAPLQIAPGVLHPAPPPIAPPLVQPSPPVARAAPVCETVPVHPLPQGEVQGLPPPPPPPPLPPPGIRPSSPVTVAALAHPPSGLHPTPSTAPGPHAPLMPPSPPSQVLPASEPKRHPSTLPVISDARSVLLEAIRKGIQLRKVEEQREQEAKHERIENDVATILSRRIAVEYSDSEDDSEFDEVDWLE, encoded by the exons GTAAGTATGCTGAAGACATATTTGGAGAATTATTCAATGAAGCACACAGTTTTTCCTTCAGAGTTAACTCATTGCAAGAACGCGTGGACCGATTGTCTGTTAGTGTCACACAGCTTGATCCTAAAGAGGAAGAAC tgTCTTTGCAGGATATAACGATGAGAAAGGCTTTCCGGAGCTCTACAATTCAAGATCAGCAGCTTTTCGACCGCAAGACTTTGCCTATCCCATTGCAAGAAACATACGATGTGTGTGAGCAACCTCCACCTCTCAATATCCTCACTCCTTACAG GGACGATGGTAAGGAAGGGCTGAAGTTTTATACCAATCCTTCATATTTCTTTGATCTGTGGAAAGAAAAGATGTTGCAAGATACAGAGgataagaggaaggaaaagagaaagcagaag AAAAATCTAGACCGTCCTCATGAACCAGAGAAAGTGCCAAGGGCACCTCATGACAGGCGGCGGGAATGGCAGAAGCTGGCCCAGGGCCCAGAGCTGGCTGAAGATGATGCTGACCTCCTACACAAGCATATTGAAGTTGCCAATGGCCCAGCCtctcattttgagacaag GCCACAGACATACGTGGATCATATGGACGGATCATACTCACTCTCTGCCTTGCCATTCAGTCAGATGAGTGAACTTCTGACCAGAGCTGAGGAGAGGGTCTTAGTCAGACCCCATGAACCACCTCCGCCTCCACCAATGCATGGAGCAGGAGATGCCAAGCCCACCCCCACCTGTATCAG TTCTGCTACAGGTTTGATAGAGAATCGCCCCCAGTCCCCAGCTGCAGGCAGAACCCCTGTGTTTGTGAGCCccactcccccacctcctcccccacctctcccatcTGCCCTGTCCACCTCTTCACTAAGAGCTTCAATGACCTCAACTCCCCCCCCAccagtccctcccccccccccccccccagccactgCTTTGCAGGCCCCAGCAGTGCCCCCACCTCCAGCTCCTCTTCAGATTGCCCCTGGTGTTCTTcacccagctcctcctccaaTTGCTCCTCCTCTAGTGCAGCCCTCTCCCCCCGTAGCTCGAGCTGCCCCAGTGTGTGAGACTGTACCAGTTCATCCACTCCCACAAGGTGAAGTGCAGGGGCTGCCTCCACCCCCGCCACCGCCTCCTCTACCTCCACCTGGCATTCGACCATCATCTCCCGTCACAGTTGCAGCTCTTGCTCATCCTCCCTCTGGGCTCCATCCAACTCCGTCTACTGCCCCAGGTCCCCATGCTCCATTAatgcctccatctcctccatcacaagttctacctgcctctgagcCAAAGCGCCACCCATCCACCCTGCCTGTCATCAGTGACGCAAGGAGTGTGCTGCTGGAAGCCATCCGCAAAG GTATTCAGCTTCGCAAAGTGGAAGAGCAGCGTGAACAGGAAGCAAAACATGAGCGGATTGAGAATGACGTCGCCACCATCCTGTCTCGCCGCATTGCTGTGGAGTACAGCGACTCGGAAGATGACTCGGAGTTCGATGAAGTAGACTGGCTGGAGTAA